A region of the Poseidonibacter antarcticus genome:
TTGAACCTTCAATTTCAACTAATTCAATTTCATATTTTGTAAGCATAGAAGCTAATCTAATATTTAAACCAGATTTACCAATTGCTTTTGATTTTTGATCACTTGGTATTGTAACAATTGCTTTACCTTTTTCATTAAATCCAGGTGCTTTTTCAATTTTAACAGATGAAATAATTGCAGGTGAAAGGGCTCGCGAAATAAACATTTCAGGAATTGCTGAATATTCAACACAATCAATATTTTCTCCACTTAATTGGAAAGAAACAGCTGAAATTCTTACACCTTTTACACCAACTACTGAACCAATTGGATCAATTTGTGGGTCAATACTAGTTAATGCAATTTTAGCTCTAGACCCAGGGATTCTAGCACTAGCTTCAATATGAACTTTTTCATCTTTAAGTTCAGGAACTTCAAGTGCTAATAAACACTCTAAGAATTTTGGAGAAGTTCTTGAAATATCAATAATTAAACCATTAGTTTTATCAATATTAACTCCTCTTACAACAGCTTTTACTGTATCTCCAACTTTAAAAGTTTCACCTTTGATTCTACTTTTTCTTTGAAGCATACCTTTTACTTCACCAATTTCGATATAAGTGTTTTCTTGTCTATCCACTCTTGTAACAACACCAGATACAACTTTTCCTATTTTATCTTTGTATTTTCCAAGTAGATTTTCTTCTATAAATCTTTGTATTCTATATTCAAAATTACTATGTAAAATAGTTGCTGCATTTCTTCCCATATTTTCAAATTCTAAATCATAATCAATAAAATCACCGATTTCTAAATCCGCATCAATTTCTTTTGCTTCATCTAAATCAATAAAATTTTCTGCATTAATTTCTTTTCCATACTCATCTTCAACTTCACCAGTTAGTTTTTCATCACCAACTGCTAATACTTCGATTTTTTGTGATAAGTGTAATTTCTTATTTTCTCTATCTATATTTGCATCGAATCTT
Encoded here:
- the nusA gene encoding transcription termination factor NusA, whose product is MDKIIDILDSIAYEKGLKIEDVENALREALIKTAEKMVDETLRFDANIDRENKKLHLSQKIEVLAVGDEKLTGEVEDEYGKEINAENFIDLDEAKEIDADLEIGDFIDYDLEFENMGRNAATILHSNFEYRIQRFIEENLLGKYKDKIGKVVSGVVTRVDRQENTYIEIGEVKGMLQRKSRIKGETFKVGDTVKAVVRGVNIDKTNGLIIDISRTSPKFLECLLALEVPELKDEKVHIEASARIPGSRAKIALTSIDPQIDPIGSVVGVKGVRISAVSFQLSGENIDCVEYSAIPEMFISRALSPAIISSVKIEKAPGFNEKGKAIVTIPSDQKSKAIGKSGLNIRLASMLTKYEIELVEIEGSTPTDEGKNKRNEEKTTDTSSLEALFK